A single window of Flavobacterium sp. 140616W15 DNA harbors:
- a CDS encoding cell surface protein: MFSVLNINSSTTVKNPNYEWVLTKNPLNKTTDSIVGNSKDLRFIALYSGAYELTLNVTADGKKGSKKTIVNVTNDTKNYNPYITSIFDFNPAPGMFANDLYKVGFTKDDVVRTALGRINETSVGYQLDLGGFGGSIIVGFDHTVINAPGESDFKVYGGDLTDKANPPAPGLIYVAYDKNGNGKPDEDEWYEIIGSQHTKENTIKDFKITYHKKAAGVPVVVGGPNDMFSDREHIFCENNQSETYYMPRSKTKKEYYPLWASQKTVTYEGIKLNVDFVTARPGQTTLWNYNAPEWGYANAVNPDIDIDWAVDKNGNKVNLPGINFIKIVNCVSEPMGLCHQQSSMATKFAGAADLHLLKKYNLKKVK, encoded by the coding sequence ATGTTTAGTGTGCTCAATATAAATAGTAGTACAACAGTTAAAAATCCAAATTACGAATGGGTTTTAACAAAAAATCCGTTAAACAAAACTACAGATTCTATTGTCGGAAATTCTAAAGATTTAAGATTTATTGCCTTGTACTCAGGTGCCTATGAACTTACATTGAATGTTACTGCGGATGGAAAAAAAGGAAGTAAAAAAACGATTGTAAATGTAACCAATGACACTAAAAATTACAATCCATATATAACAAGCATTTTTGACTTTAATCCTGCCCCGGGTATGTTTGCGAACGATTTATATAAAGTTGGATTTACAAAAGATGATGTAGTACGAACTGCATTGGGTAGAATTAATGAAACCAGCGTAGGGTATCAGCTGGATTTGGGAGGTTTTGGAGGTTCTATTATTGTAGGTTTCGATCATACTGTTATCAATGCGCCAGGCGAAAGTGATTTTAAAGTATATGGAGGCGATTTAACGGATAAAGCTAATCCGCCAGCACCTGGATTAATATATGTTGCTTACGATAAAAATGGTAATGGAAAACCAGACGAAGATGAATGGTACGAGATCATAGGTAGCCAGCACACAAAAGAGAATACAATTAAAGATTTTAAAATTACCTATCATAAAAAAGCAGCAGGTGTACCTGTAGTAGTTGGAGGACCCAATGACATGTTTTCAGATCGTGAACACATCTTTTGCGAAAACAATCAATCTGAGACCTATTACATGCCAAGATCTAAAACCAAAAAAGAATATTATCCTTTATGGGCTAGTCAAAAAACAGTTACATATGAAGGAATAAAACTTAATGTAGATTTTGTTACTGCACGTCCGGGTCAAACTACATTATGGAATTATAACGCTCCAGAATGGGGATATGCAAATGCAGTAAATCCTGATATTGATATTGATTGGGCAGTTGATAAAAATGGAAATAAAGTAAATCTGCCGGGGATAAATTTTATAAAAATTGTGAACTGTGTTAGTGAACCAATGGGACTTTGTCATCAGCAATCATCAATGGCTACTAAATTTGCGGGTGCTGCAGATCTTCATTTATTAAAAAAATACAATTTAAAAAAAGTAAAATAA
- a CDS encoding DUF4465 domain-containing protein → MKKVIYFLTVGLLLGLSSCSNDEDVLIDGNTNAAVNSTNASTKRILSDPAIGTTTTLNLTNALLASGTITTGGKYWENTYVSNTKLNVDIFTFSHTATSAGYNYWDGFIVSNVNDIKDYGSGAAPGGSDGWVPHQWGTMAGSGFNTSSTIAPGTPGTTGDPYIVAYWSSYLDPKNPQGTTFTEGGFSNWIKIGNTGTYQVKGLKINMHPWPYYGCLNGDGFAKKFVSGDHFELLIYGVNASGIISAPIIHTLANHTGTSLVMPTGWVDITAAKLSNLGEVKYLIFQMASTDSDPTYGINTAAYFCLDKLSVKRVD, encoded by the coding sequence ATGAAAAAAGTAATTTATTTTTTGACAGTTGGTTTACTTTTAGGACTATCGTCCTGTAGTAATGATGAGGATGTTTTAATTGATGGTAATACAAATGCAGCTGTAAACAGTACAAATGCATCAACTAAAAGAATTCTCTCTGATCCTGCAATAGGAACAACAACAACCTTAAACCTTACTAATGCTTTACTAGCAAGCGGAACCATTACAACAGGCGGTAAGTATTGGGAAAATACCTATGTTTCTAATACAAAGCTAAATGTAGATATATTTACATTCTCGCATACTGCTACATCCGCTGGATACAACTACTGGGATGGTTTTATAGTATCAAACGTAAATGATATTAAAGATTACGGATCTGGAGCTGCTCCAGGTGGATCAGATGGTTGGGTACCTCACCAATGGGGAACTATGGCAGGAAGTGGTTTTAATACTTCTTCTACAATTGCACCAGGAACTCCAGGAACAACGGGAGATCCCTATATTGTAGCTTATTGGTCTAGTTATTTAGATCCTAAAAATCCACAGGGAACAACTTTTACTGAAGGTGGTTTTTCAAACTGGATAAAAATAGGAAATACAGGAACATACCAAGTTAAAGGATTGAAAATTAATATGCATCCATGGCCTTATTATGGTTGTTTGAATGGAGATGGTTTCGCAAAGAAATTTGTTTCTGGTGATCATTTCGAATTATTAATCTATGGAGTTAATGCAAGTGGAATTATCTCTGCTCCAATTATACATACATTAGCAAATCACACAGGAACTTCTCTTGTAATGCCTACAGGATGGGTAGATATAACAGCCGCTAAGCTATCTAATTTAGGAGAAGTAAAATATCTTATTTTCCAGATGGCATCTACTGACTCAGATCCAACATACGGAATTAATACTGCAGCTTATTTTTGCTTAGATAAACTTTCAGTAAAACGAGTAGATTAA
- a CDS encoding IS1 family transposase, whose translation MWKENSLKRVLETLKLSEAKKICTDRLKNYRYLIDDKQNSVKRFTTNYIERKNLILRTYLKRLNRRIICFSKSLIIFLAVL comes from the coding sequence ATGTGGAAGGAAAACTCATTAAAGCGTGTTCTTGAAACTTTAAAACTATCTGAAGCTAAAAAGATATGTACAGACAGACTAAAAAACTACAGATATCTAATTGACGATAAACAGAATTCTGTAAAACGTTTTACGACAAACTATATTGAAAGGAAGAATCTGATACTCAGAACTTATTTAAAAAGATTAAACAGACGAATAATCTGCTTCAGTAAAAGTCTGATTATTTTTCTAGCTGTCTTATAA
- a CDS encoding FAD-binding oxidoreductase produces the protein MKNCSVTVIDKSSPYYQKSREISNLLLLNDDKLSPDEIAYCESAEDVKCVLNHCQQNNKLFRIRSGGHHHEGACTADNVIIIDTSRMNKMVIDTTTNTVIIPSGTKLKEVYKELTKYELVIPGGGCDSVAIGGLAQGGGWGPYSRLYGMTCDSLVSAQIVIADGKVGFKIVDVNNKNEYKDLFKSLKGSGGGNFGVVTSLTFKTQSLVGLKKVSFYIQMYDEEKPQYILNKWFENASQATNVITSFARVYPKGNNLHLYVSGIIIARKNDSEQVIKKQIATIIDVNFPIEHIKFEANALSIQNDTLNSENFTSIENSISSDVFINDILETQGKQVPAAPASTCDEPHPHKISSFFPKKGIDYTAFANAIFEYMNKDHGFGNKLNCYLSLHGMGGKIKDGDNYFYYKDRDFMLQIQAWWSEPKDPDNNKYLAWVENLRLELSNKGFTEGCFVNFPDYNCIRKFGHMEKYDPTNDNDRIKLLLQFYEKTYLIDLLKIKQKYDSKNLFLHEMSLKSGFLDNLI, from the coding sequence ATGAAAAATTGTTCAGTTACAGTAATTGATAAAAGTTCGCCATATTATCAAAAATCTAGGGAAATTTCTAATCTTTTGTTGCTAAACGATGACAAGTTAAGTCCTGATGAAATTGCATATTGTGAATCTGCGGAAGATGTCAAATGTGTATTAAACCATTGTCAGCAAAATAATAAATTATTTAGAATTCGTTCTGGCGGACATCATCACGAAGGAGCTTGTACTGCCGATAATGTTATCATTATTGATACCTCAAGAATGAACAAAATGGTTATTGACACAACGACAAATACAGTAATAATACCATCTGGAACTAAACTAAAAGAGGTGTATAAAGAACTTACTAAGTATGAATTAGTAATTCCTGGTGGTGGATGTGATTCTGTTGCAATAGGAGGTTTAGCACAAGGGGGTGGCTGGGGACCTTATTCCAGATTATATGGTATGACCTGTGATTCACTAGTAAGTGCTCAAATCGTAATAGCTGATGGGAAAGTAGGGTTTAAAATAGTCGATGTAAACAATAAAAATGAATACAAGGACTTATTTAAATCCTTGAAAGGTTCAGGTGGAGGGAACTTCGGAGTGGTTACCAGTTTAACTTTTAAAACGCAATCGCTTGTAGGTCTAAAAAAAGTATCATTTTATATTCAAATGTATGATGAGGAAAAACCCCAATATATATTAAATAAATGGTTTGAAAATGCTTCGCAGGCCACTAATGTGATTACTTCTTTTGCAAGAGTATATCCAAAAGGGAATAATTTACACTTATATGTTTCTGGTATCATCATAGCTAGAAAAAATGATAGTGAACAAGTAATCAAAAAACAAATAGCTACAATTATTGATGTAAATTTCCCAATTGAACATATAAAGTTTGAAGCAAACGCATTAAGTATTCAAAATGATACACTAAACAGCGAAAATTTCACATCTATTGAAAATAGTATCAGTAGCGATGTCTTTATAAATGATATTCTTGAAACACAAGGAAAACAAGTTCCAGCTGCACCAGCATCGACCTGTGACGAACCACATCCTCATAAAATAAGTTCTTTTTTTCCAAAAAAAGGGATCGATTATACTGCTTTTGCAAATGCAATTTTTGAATATATGAATAAAGATCATGGATTCGGAAATAAACTAAATTGCTATTTAAGTCTTCATGGGATGGGAGGTAAGATTAAAGATGGGGATAATTATTTTTATTATAAGGATCGAGATTTTATGCTTCAGATTCAGGCTTGGTGGTCAGAACCTAAGGATCCTGATAATAATAAATACTTAGCTTGGGTAGAAAACTTAAGATTGGAATTAAGTAATAAAGGTTTTACGGAAGGCTGTTTTGTTAATTTTCCTGACTACAACTGTATAAGGAAATTTGGCCACATGGAGAAATATGATCCCACAAACGATAATGATCGAATCAAATTATTGCTTCAATTTTACGAAAAAACTTATTTAATTGATTTACTTAAAATTAAACAAAAGTATGATAGTAAAAACCTCTTCTTACATGAAATGAGTTTAAAATCAGGATTTTTAGATAATTTAATTTAA
- a CDS encoding amino acid permease, with protein sequence MKKNHEDVEENQLKRGLSNRHIQLIALGGSIGTGLFLGIGPAAVLAGPSVILGYAVAGIIAFFIMRQLGEMVVEEPVSGSFSHFAYKYCGSFAGFASGWNYWILYILVSMAELTAIGVYVQFWWPEVPLWASSLFFFLVINALNFASVKVYGETEFWFSIIKVVAIIAMILFGTYLLMSGTGGEQATIQNLYNDGGFFPKGFFEKTTNGSFQGLLAAMALIMFSFGGLELIGITAAEAENPEKNIPKATNQVIYRILIFYVGALVILFALSPWQQITTDSSPFVMVFQNLNGMEFELFGEKIFFTRLIANVLNIIVLTAALSVYNSSVYSNSRMLYGLADQGNAPKFLKKLNRQSVPINAILISSCFAAICILINKVIPEEAFSILMSLVVSSLIINWVMISYTHLKFRQAKNKENSQTKFPSLFYPISNYICFIFLFGILSIMWITNMKLSVELIPIWLGILFICYKVFKSKNK encoded by the coding sequence GTGAAGAAAAACCATGAAGACGTAGAAGAGAATCAGCTTAAGCGTGGGCTGAGCAACCGCCATATTCAATTAATTGCCTTAGGCGGATCAATTGGAACAGGTCTTTTCCTAGGTATTGGTCCAGCAGCTGTATTAGCAGGTCCATCTGTTATTTTAGGATACGCTGTTGCGGGAATTATTGCTTTTTTTATAATGAGGCAGCTTGGTGAAATGGTTGTTGAAGAACCTGTATCAGGAAGTTTTAGTCACTTTGCTTATAAGTATTGTGGATCTTTTGCTGGTTTTGCATCGGGTTGGAATTATTGGATTTTATATATTTTAGTGAGTATGGCTGAACTTACAGCCATTGGTGTTTATGTACAATTCTGGTGGCCAGAGGTTCCGCTCTGGGCATCCAGTTTATTTTTCTTTCTGGTAATTAATGCTTTAAATTTTGCCTCTGTAAAAGTTTATGGAGAAACTGAATTTTGGTTTTCAATTATAAAAGTTGTTGCTATTATTGCCATGATCCTCTTCGGTACATACTTGCTAATGAGTGGTACAGGAGGAGAGCAAGCAACAATTCAGAACTTATATAACGATGGAGGTTTTTTTCCAAAAGGGTTCTTTGAAAAAACTACTAATGGTAGTTTTCAAGGTCTATTAGCAGCAATGGCTCTAATTATGTTTTCTTTTGGTGGTTTAGAACTAATTGGAATTACGGCCGCTGAAGCAGAAAATCCAGAAAAAAATATTCCAAAGGCTACAAATCAGGTTATCTACAGAATACTTATATTTTATGTTGGTGCATTAGTTATTTTGTTTGCTTTATCACCTTGGCAACAAATTACTACAGATAGCAGTCCATTTGTAATGGTTTTTCAAAATTTAAACGGAATGGAATTTGAGTTGTTTGGTGAGAAAATATTTTTTACACGTCTTATTGCAAATGTGCTTAATATAATTGTATTAACGGCTGCTTTATCAGTATATAATAGTAGTGTATACAGTAATTCACGTATGCTATATGGCTTAGCAGATCAAGGAAATGCTCCTAAGTTTTTAAAGAAATTAAACAGACAATCGGTTCCCATTAATGCCATTTTAATTTCTTCATGCTTTGCAGCTATTTGTATTTTAATAAATAAAGTAATTCCAGAAGAGGCTTTTAGTATTTTAATGTCTTTGGTGGTTTCTTCTTTAATTATTAACTGGGTTATGATATCTTATACCCATTTAAAATTCAGACAAGCAAAAAACAAGGAAAATTCACAAACTAAGTTTCCTTCATTGTTTTATCCCATAAGTAATTACATTTGTTTTATTTTTTTATTTGGAATTTTATCAATCATGTGGATCACTAATATGAAGTTATCTGTAGAATTAATTCCGATTTGGTTGGGTATTCTTTTCATATGCTATAAAGTTTTTAAATCAAAAAATAAATAG
- a CDS encoding cell surface protein — protein sequence MYNKPLKHFRALFFILAAALVTNCSSGDDGTDNGNPPTGGIANNEYNAQRATILAITINSTASTNATYNWSMTNAPSDNYSLVNTTAKEALFVAAEIGTYELSVIINDKGTTQTQKVKVHISKEAKEYKTFIAKVFDFKPAPGQFINDLPAANDGETFDKILTRANSYLTKKNGDLISLGAFGGYIVFGFDHTIVNVKGKRDFRVLGNAFWADANPNPDATMRGGSSEAGVIMVSYDKNKNGLPDDEWYEIEGAGHKMEKTIKDYEITYYRPDPNKVPVPGGGTGTVLFTDVEYILWKDNQGKTGYLAQNNAYNHSLDYWPKWLKDQDKITFKGTRLPDNAVDESGTGSYFVQYAFLYGYADNAPNNDNDSAIDIDWAIDKNGNKIHLPGIDFVKVYNGLNQQAGWLGETSTEIMGATDLHLLGENIPTRP from the coding sequence ATGTATAATAAACCTTTAAAACATTTCCGAGCGTTATTCTTTATACTCGCGGCAGCATTGGTAACCAATTGCTCTAGTGGAGACGATGGTACAGATAACGGCAATCCACCAACAGGAGGTATTGCAAACAATGAGTATAATGCACAAAGAGCTACCATACTAGCAATAACTATAAATAGTACAGCAAGTACAAATGCAACATACAATTGGAGTATGACAAATGCTCCATCAGATAATTATTCTTTGGTAAATACCACAGCAAAAGAAGCCTTGTTTGTAGCTGCAGAAATTGGAACTTATGAATTATCAGTAATTATAAACGATAAGGGGACTACACAAACACAAAAAGTAAAAGTACATATAAGTAAAGAGGCTAAAGAATATAAAACCTTTATCGCCAAAGTATTTGATTTTAAACCAGCACCTGGGCAGTTTATTAATGATTTACCAGCTGCCAATGATGGAGAAACATTTGATAAAATTTTAACGAGAGCCAATTCCTATCTAACCAAGAAAAACGGAGATCTAATTTCACTTGGTGCATTTGGCGGTTATATCGTTTTTGGTTTTGATCATACAATTGTAAATGTGAAAGGCAAACGCGATTTTAGAGTGTTAGGAAATGCTTTTTGGGCAGACGCTAATCCTAATCCAGATGCAACCATGCGAGGTGGGAGCAGTGAGGCGGGAGTTATAATGGTGTCTTACGACAAAAATAAAAACGGACTTCCAGATGATGAATGGTACGAAATAGAAGGAGCAGGACATAAAATGGAAAAAACTATCAAGGATTATGAAATCACTTATTATAGACCAGATCCAAACAAAGTTCCTGTTCCTGGAGGTGGTACGGGAACAGTGCTTTTTACTGATGTAGAGTATATATTATGGAAAGACAATCAGGGGAAAACAGGTTATCTAGCACAAAACAATGCTTATAACCACTCACTAGACTATTGGCCAAAATGGCTTAAAGATCAAGATAAAATCACTTTTAAAGGTACAAGATTACCCGATAATGCCGTTGATGAAAGCGGCACAGGAAGTTATTTTGTTCAGTATGCGTTTTTATACGGATATGCTGATAATGCTCCTAATAATGACAATGACTCAGCAATAGATATTGATTGGGCTATAGATAAAAACGGAAATAAAATTCACCTTCCTGGAATTGATTTTGTGAAAGTTTACAATGGTCTCAATCAGCAAGCAGGATGGCTCGGAGAAACTTCTACCGAAATAATGGGAGCAACAGATTTGCACCTTTTAGGAGAAAATATTCCGACGAGACCATAA
- a CDS encoding serine hydrolase has protein sequence MNLDDPVQKYLSEDYPNLTFENYPIRIKDLVTHTSGLPNMIPLSVNEMLKNFTKKETPTDLNNALKNYTQKDFFKDLHQIKIDTIPGYNFSYSSAGIELLAAVLEKVYDKKFEVILKEYFAKHAQMSHTMINLSPEEEKNLAVGYHCAYNEITTKMATLPWGAGGNVKSTVPDMVKYIKYQLKNDAVVAESHRPLVKVNDRFSSGYCWRVNKDEKLGTLYMHHGGVTRSQCFIYIIPEYNLGVFIITNQSGENTPKDMKETLNGIFEQIQKLK, from the coding sequence ATAAATCTTGATGATCCTGTTCAAAAATATTTAAGCGAAGATTATCCTAATCTTACATTTGAGAACTATCCGATTCGTATAAAAGATTTGGTTACCCATACTAGTGGTTTGCCTAATATGATTCCTTTAAGCGTAAATGAAATGCTGAAAAATTTTACCAAAAAAGAGACTCCAACAGATCTTAACAATGCATTAAAAAATTATACACAAAAGGATTTTTTCAAAGATTTACACCAAATAAAAATTGATACTATTCCTGGGTATAACTTTTCTTATTCAAGTGCAGGAATAGAGCTTTTAGCAGCTGTTTTGGAGAAAGTTTATGACAAAAAATTTGAAGTTATTTTAAAAGAATATTTTGCCAAACATGCTCAAATGAGTCATACAATGATCAATTTATCTCCAGAAGAAGAAAAAAATCTTGCAGTTGGTTATCATTGTGCTTATAACGAAATCACTACCAAAATGGCAACATTGCCTTGGGGTGCTGGCGGAAACGTAAAATCTACCGTGCCAGATATGGTAAAATACATTAAATACCAATTAAAAAATGATGCTGTCGTAGCAGAATCTCACAGACCATTGGTTAAAGTTAACGATCGTTTTAGTTCAGGGTATTGCTGGCGAGTAAACAAAGATGAAAAGCTAGGAACATTATATATGCATCATGGTGGCGTTACTCGCTCACAATGTTTTATTTATATCATTCCAGAATATAATCTAGGTGTATTTATCATTACTAATCAAAGTGGCGAAAACACACCAAAAGATATGAAAGAAACCTTAAATGGAATATTTGAACAAATACAAAAGCTTAAATAA
- a CDS encoding DUF6642 family protein, whose amino-acid sequence MDYDKFIFCLEAVADVEIDITTEVIKNLEQLAFDQGISSIHKTCDTIEGLEDSLNALLYDDHNFKDYEIIYFVMPGEPNNVCLNEYYYSLEEIAEIFEGKMKGKILHFSNAKILDLSEEEAQYFLDITGARAISGYGTALKKITSTSTLDKAFFSLCQDEDDITEIVEELHQKHYDLCKHLDFRLYY is encoded by the coding sequence ATGGATTATGATAAATTTATTTTTTGCCTTGAGGCAGTTGCCGATGTAGAAATAGATATAACTACTGAAGTCATAAAAAACTTAGAGCAGCTTGCTTTCGATCAAGGGATTTCAAGTATTCATAAAACTTGTGATACTATTGAAGGGTTAGAGGATAGCCTAAATGCATTACTTTATGATGATCATAATTTTAAAGATTACGAAATAATATATTTTGTAATGCCAGGCGAACCAAACAATGTGTGTCTCAACGAATATTACTATAGTTTAGAAGAAATAGCTGAAATATTTGAAGGAAAAATGAAAGGGAAAATTTTACATTTTTCTAATGCTAAAATACTCGATTTAAGTGAAGAAGAAGCACAATATTTCCTTGATATTACCGGTGCACGTGCTATTTCAGGTTACGGAACTGCTCTTAAAAAAATAACAAGTACTAGCACACTTGATAAAGCATTCTTTAGTTTATGTCAAGATGAAGATGATATAACCGAAATCGTTGAAGAATTACATCAAAAACACTATGATCTTTGTAAACACCTAGATTTTAGATTATACTATTAA
- a CDS encoding serine hydrolase, whose amino-acid sequence MKKLIFIVLLVLPLISIAQKTNLKAIVDSAAIKMIEKPLINSTSIGIVYQGQEFIGHYGELEKGKSNPPTNKTIYEIGSLGKTHTGTLIAKAVLDKK is encoded by the coding sequence ATGAAAAAATTAATCTTTATCGTTTTATTAGTATTACCTCTAATAAGTATTGCACAAAAAACTAATCTAAAAGCAATAGTTGATAGTGCAGCAATCAAAATGATAGAAAAACCTTTAATAAATTCTACATCAATTGGCATAGTTTATCAAGGACAAGAATTCATCGGTCATTATGGTGAATTAGAAAAAGGAAAATCAAACCCACCAACAAATAAAACAATTTATGAAATTGGCTCATTAGGTAAAACTCATACAGGTACATTAATTGCCAAGGCCGTTTTGGATAAAAAATAA
- a CDS encoding YncE family protein, which translates to MKKITTQLILGLFIALSFTSCREEETIFPSSDKSVAAPRSDGKIEGFYLLNEGNMGMNRASIDIFNYRTGNYTTDIYSERNPTVIKELGDVGNDIKIYGNKVYAVINCSNKVEIIDKWSAKRIKKIDIPNCRYVAFYKDKAYVSSYSGPVAIDPNAEIGFVAEIDTTSLEIKRKVNVGYQPEQMVVSNGKLYVANSGGYRVPNYDRTVSVIDLETFTEIKKIDVGINLYSMQIDSRGDIYVSSRGDYYNTPSNLFVIDTKTDEKKMQLDIPVLGMCLVDDLLYFYSVSWSYLTNSNKVTYGILDTKTKKIISDKIITDGTDKQIMIPYGLQVNPETKEIYITDAQNYVVTGYIYCFTPEGKLKWKTTAGNIPAHIAFITKN; encoded by the coding sequence ATGAAAAAGATAACTACACAATTAATTCTAGGTTTATTTATAGCCCTTTCTTTTACTTCTTGTAGAGAAGAAGAAACCATTTTTCCATCATCAGATAAAAGTGTTGCTGCACCAAGAAGTGACGGAAAGATAGAAGGTTTTTATCTCCTTAACGAAGGGAATATGGGGATGAACCGGGCAAGTATTGATATATTTAATTACAGAACCGGAAACTATACAACCGATATTTATTCTGAGAGAAACCCAACAGTTATAAAAGAATTGGGTGATGTAGGCAACGATATAAAAATATATGGCAATAAGGTTTATGCCGTAATCAATTGCTCAAATAAAGTTGAAATAATCGACAAATGGTCGGCAAAACGTATCAAAAAAATTGATATTCCTAATTGTCGTTATGTCGCTTTTTATAAAGACAAAGCCTATGTGAGTTCTTATTCAGGACCTGTAGCCATTGATCCTAATGCAGAGATTGGTTTTGTTGCAGAAATCGATACCACTTCATTAGAAATTAAACGCAAAGTAAATGTGGGCTATCAACCAGAGCAAATGGTGGTAAGTAACGGAAAATTATATGTTGCCAATTCAGGAGGTTACAGAGTCCCTAATTACGACAGAACAGTGTCTGTAATAGATCTTGAAACTTTTACTGAAATAAAAAAGATAGATGTAGGTATCAACCTTTATAGTATGCAAATAGACAGCCGAGGAGATATTTATGTGAGTTCCAGAGGAGATTATTACAATACACCATCAAACCTGTTTGTAATTGATACTAAAACAGATGAGAAAAAAATGCAACTCGATATTCCAGTTTTAGGAATGTGTTTAGTAGATGATTTACTCTATTTCTATAGCGTATCATGGAGCTATCTAACCAATAGTAATAAAGTAACCTACGGGATATTAGATACAAAAACCAAAAAGATAATTAGCGATAAGATAATTACAGATGGCACAGATAAACAAATAATGATTCCTTATGGATTACAGGTAAATCCCGAAACAAAAGAAATTTACATCACCGATGCACAGAATTATGTTGTAACAGGCTATATCTATTGCTTTACCCCAGAGGGAAAACTAAAATGGAAAACTACCGCGGGAAATATACCTGCCCATATTGCTTTTATAACCAAAAACTAA